A window of the Acidovorax sp. YS12 genome harbors these coding sequences:
- a CDS encoding bifunctional adenosylcobinamide kinase/adenosylcobinamide-phosphate guanylyltransferase → MSTPSSIARSELILGGQKSGKSRRAELLARQWLAQSPAHRALLVATGQAWDDEMRERIARHQRERAARVPGLATLEEPRDLAGALARHGAPETLVVVDCLTLWLTHWLMPAAAAPEYEPNRPPAQDWQAQAALFFEAIRQTPGPVVLVGNEIGLGVIPMGREVRAFVDALGALNQQAAQACARVTLMAAGLPLFLKNP, encoded by the coding sequence ATGAGCACGCCGTCGTCCATCGCGCGCAGCGAGCTGATCCTGGGCGGGCAAAAGAGCGGCAAGTCGCGCCGCGCCGAACTGCTGGCGCGCCAGTGGCTGGCGCAGTCGCCCGCGCACCGCGCGCTGCTCGTGGCCACCGGCCAGGCCTGGGATGACGAAATGCGCGAACGCATCGCGCGCCACCAGCGCGAGCGCGCCGCGCGCGTGCCGGGCCTGGCCACGCTGGAGGAGCCGCGCGACCTGGCCGGCGCGCTGGCGCGCCACGGCGCGCCAGAGACCCTGGTCGTGGTCGATTGCCTGACCCTGTGGCTGACCCACTGGCTGATGCCCGCCGCCGCTGCGCCGGAATATGAGCCAAATCGGCCTCCAGCCCAGGACTGGCAAGCGCAAGCAGCTCTTTTTTTTGAAGCAATTCGGCAGACCCCCGGGCCCGTTGTACTGGTGGGCAACGAAATCGGCCTGGGGGTCATTCCGATGGGGCGCGAAGTGCGCGCCTTCGTCGATGCGCTCGGCGCGCTGAACCAGCAGGCGGCCCAGGCCTGCGCGCGCGTTACCCTCATGGCGGCCGGTTTGCCGCTTTTCCTGAAGAACCCATGA